A DNA window from Arachis hypogaea cultivar Tifrunner chromosome 18, arahy.Tifrunner.gnm2.J5K5, whole genome shotgun sequence contains the following coding sequences:
- the LOC112772985 gene encoding cytokinin riboside 5'-monophosphate phosphoribohydrolase LOG1, with the protein MERQGTEDMKKKQSKFKRICVFCGSSPGNKASYKDAAIELGRELVSRNIDLVYGGGSIGLMGLISQAVYDGGRHVIGVIPKTLMPRELTGETVGEVKAVADMHQRKAEMAKHSDAFIALPGGYGTLEELLEVITWAQLGIHDKPVGLLNVDGYYNSFLSFIDKAVEEGFISPKARHIIVSAPTPKDLVKNMEEYFPQHERVASKLSWESGI; encoded by the exons atggagagACAAGGAACAGAAGATATGAAGAAGAAGCAATCAAAATTCAAGAGGATTTGTGTGTTTTGTGGTAGCAGCCCTGGTAACAAAGCTAGTTACAAGGATGCTGCCATTGAACTTGGAAGAGAATTg GTGTCAAGAAATATTGATCTGGTTTATGGAGGAGGCAGCATTGGTTTGATGGGATTGATTTCTCAGGCTGTTTATGATGGTGGTCGCCATGTAATTGG AGTTATTCCCAAGACACTTATGCCAAGAGAG CTTACTGGAGAAACAGTGGGGGAAGTGAAGGCAGTTGCAGACATGCATCAAAGGAAAGCAGAGATGGCTAAGCATTCTGATGCCTTTATTGCATTACCTG GTGGCTATGGCACACTTGAGGAGCTTCTTGAGGTCATAACCTGGGCTCAACTTGGCATCCATGATAAACCG GTGGGGTTGCTGAATGTTGATGGATACTACAATTCATTCTTATCATTCATTGACAAAGCTGTGGAGGAAGGGTTCATCAGCCCCAAAGCTCGCCATATAATTGTGTCTGCCCCAACACCAAAAGACCTTGTCAAAAACATGGAG